One genomic window of Nicotiana sylvestris chromosome 10, ASM39365v2, whole genome shotgun sequence includes the following:
- the LOC104217113 gene encoding uncharacterized protein isoform X1, whose protein sequence is MDSAKPSAQIKDKDLFKAAESGDSSLFESLTEEQLLKALSLRNEDARSLIHVAVSSAHIQVVKILAAADPSASGINSGDEEGWVPLHSAASSGNVEIVEILLSRGADVNLKNDGGRTALHYAASKGRVKIAELLISHGAKINAKDKVGCTPLYRAASTGNSELCELLIEEGAEIDEVDKAGETPLMTAVVCGNKEVAMLLIRHGANVDAEDKEGYTVLGRASNDLRPALVDAAKTMLEG, encoded by the exons ATGGATTCAGCAAAACCCTCAGCTCAAATAAAGGACAAAGACTTGTTCAAAGCTGCTGAATCTGGCGATTCATCGCTTTTCGAATCACTTACAGAAGAACAGCTCCTTAAAGCCCTCTCTCTCCGTAATGAAGATGCCCGTTCTCTCATTCACGTTGCCGTCTCTTCTGCCCACATTCAG GTGGTGAAGATTCTTGCGGCTGCTGATCCCTCAGCGAGTGGTATAAATAGTGGTGATGAAGAAGGTTGGGTGCCATTGCACTCTGCAGCAAGCAGTGGTAATGTGGAAATTGTGGAGATTCTGCTCAGCAGAG GTGCTGATGTAAATCTGAAAAATGATGGTGGCCGCACTGCCCTTCACTATGCTGCTAGCAAGGGTCGAGTGAAAATTGCTGAACTTTTGATTTCACACGGTGCTAAGATCAATGCGAAAGACAAG GTAGGATGCACCCCATTGTACCGTGCAGCTAGCACGGGGAACTCTGAGCTGTGCGAACTATTAATTGAGGAAGGCGCTGAAATTGATGAAGTTGACAAGGCAGGCGAAACGCCCTTGATGACTGCTGTTGTATGCGGCAATAAAGAG GTAGCTATGCTCCTCATAAGACATGGAGCAAATGTCGACGCTGAGGACAAGGAAGGTTACACTGTGCTTGGTCGAGCTTCTAATGATCTTCGCCCAGCACTGGTTGATGCTGCAAAGACAATGCTCGAAGGATGA
- the LOC104217113 gene encoding uncharacterized protein isoform X2, translating to MDSAKPSAQIKDKDLFKAAESGDSSLFESLTEEQLLKALSLRNEDARSLIHVAVSSAHIQVVKILAAADPSASGINSGDEEGWVPLHSAASSGNVEIVEILLSRGADVNLKNDGGRTALHYAASKGRVKIAELLISHGAKINAKDKVGCTPLYRAASTGNSELCELLIEEGAEIDEVDKAGETPLMTAVVCGNKEVKPLKPTYI from the exons ATGGATTCAGCAAAACCCTCAGCTCAAATAAAGGACAAAGACTTGTTCAAAGCTGCTGAATCTGGCGATTCATCGCTTTTCGAATCACTTACAGAAGAACAGCTCCTTAAAGCCCTCTCTCTCCGTAATGAAGATGCCCGTTCTCTCATTCACGTTGCCGTCTCTTCTGCCCACATTCAG GTGGTGAAGATTCTTGCGGCTGCTGATCCCTCAGCGAGTGGTATAAATAGTGGTGATGAAGAAGGTTGGGTGCCATTGCACTCTGCAGCAAGCAGTGGTAATGTGGAAATTGTGGAGATTCTGCTCAGCAGAG GTGCTGATGTAAATCTGAAAAATGATGGTGGCCGCACTGCCCTTCACTATGCTGCTAGCAAGGGTCGAGTGAAAATTGCTGAACTTTTGATTTCACACGGTGCTAAGATCAATGCGAAAGACAAG GTAGGATGCACCCCATTGTACCGTGCAGCTAGCACGGGGAACTCTGAGCTGTGCGAACTATTAATTGAGGAAGGCGCTGAAATTGATGAAGTTGACAAGGCAGGCGAAACGCCCTTGATGACTGCTGTTGTATGCGGCAATAAAGAG GTCAAACCgctgaaaccaacttatatttga